The stretch of DNA ACTTTTATCTGAAAAGATAGAAAAACTCGTTAAGTTTTCTACTCTTGGTCGTTTAGGACGAGTTGTAAATACACGTGAATTTATTGTACATCCAAATTATATCATGATTTATGATATTTCAGATGGCGTTGTTCGTATTTTACGTGTGCTTCATACAAAGCAAAAATTCCCTTAATCAACTGTATTTTTATTTATTTGGTAATTGAAGCAAATTATTTTTTTAAATACTGCACTCTATATCAGTAAGTAATGATAAATTATTACTTTTCTAATATTGCGAGAATATGATTGCATGATCGCTTTGCACACCATTTAGTTTCTTACTCGTAAAAGTGACGATGATGTCTCTCGTTTTATTGTCAATGATACGAGCGTGGAAAAGCTTGGGGAACTCTTAAAAGAAAATCCCCGCGGTCTCTTGATGGTGCGTGATGAATTATCCGGTTTCTTAACAGATATGGAACGCAAGGAATATCAAACAGAGCGTGCCTTTTATTTGGAAGCTTTTAATGGAGATGGTCAATTTACTTATGACCGGATTGGGCGTGGAACCATTTTTATTCCTAATGCAACCGTTTCTATTATAGGGGGCATTCAACCCTCTCGCATTCTCCCCTTTATACGCAATGTTTTATATGGCAAAGGCAATGATGGTTTCTTACAACGCTTTCAAATGCTGGTCTTTCCCGATGAGACAAAAGATTGGAAATGGGTTGATAGACCTCCCAATCAAGAGGCATGGGAAACGTATGAAGGGGCATTTCGTTCTCTTTATGATAACCCCCTTGGTTCACCAGAATATCCGCTTGTGATGCGCTTTTCTGCTGAAGCTCAAGAGATCTTTCGTGAATGGATGCAAAAGATTTTTAAATAAGCCAAAGAGAATAAGCTTTCTGAAAGCTTACAAGCGCATCTTTTGAAAATGCCTAAGACCATAGTAAGTCTTGCATTGATTTTTGAATTAACTGAAGGGGGGCGTTTTGAAATCAATAAAGATGCCCTTCAAACAGCCTTGCGATGGGAAAAATATTTGTTCAGTCATGTCAAAAGGCTTTATGCGGCGGCGGATAGCTTAGCAACAGAGGGGGCAAAATTGATTGTCGAGCGTTGTAATCATTTACCCGATGTCTTTACTTTACGTGATATTCATCAAAGAAGTTGGACGCATTTAAAAGATAATCAAACCGTTAAGCAAGCTTTAGAGCTTTTATGTCGCTCCAATCATATTCGTCCAATAGCAAATGAAAATAGCTCTCAAAGCGGTCGCCCTACCATACGTTATGAATGGCATCCTTTCGTTAAAAACAACAGCATCAAACAATGAAGTCATTGTAATCTTTTGTTATCCTTAAAACCTTCAAAGATCTTATCGTACCAACAAAGGGTTTACGTAGTATCTTTGAGGGTTTTTGTTTTATCATTTTTTAAAGAAGAGACATAAAGAGGTTCTTTTAAATCTTGTGTCTAAAGATATCCAAAACACAACCTCTATGAGTTTTGAAGGGGTTTTGAGTTTTGAGGGTTGCTGCTATTATGTAAAAAAACGATAAAAAATAAAAACATTATATTTCAATGTGTTAATATTTTATAGACCTTAAAAAAACAACCTATATTGATAACACAACCTATAAATTCAACCAATAATATACGTTTTGAGGGGGTTTTGACGGTTTTTACACCTTCAAAACCTATAAGAAAAATTCGTAATAAAACTTATCAAAATACTCATTCTGATATTTTAAAGAACATAAGTGCATTTATCTTGATTAACCCGTGAAACGAATAGCAAATTTTACTACTTTGCTGATCTAACCATGCATCATAGGCTGTTGACAAACAACCTTTAAAAATCCCTTTTTGAAAAAAAATTCTGGTTTTGCAAGAATTTCACTTCATCTGACACTCGCTATTTATCCTAAATGGATTTAATAAGCTTCATTTTGATTCTTTTGAAGAGAATCGATCTTTAGAATATATTGTCATGGAGTCGTTCTTTATGTCTCACCCTCTTTATTCTGATAACAAACATGTCTCTTTACGCGCGCTCTTACAATCTTATCGTGAACAAGCGATATCAGAGCAAGAAAAGCAGGCTGCTTTTGAAAAGTTTGTCATTGCCTATTTGACGCAAGACCCGCTTCAATGCCAAGAATACGAAAAGGTTCAAACTTATAGAGAGGTCGCTGACGAAAAGGGATGGAAAGGAAGCGATACAGACACCGATATTGATTTAGTGGCTAAAATTCGTGATCAAGACGATTACGTTGCTATTCGCTGTCAATTTTATGAGACCAATCATCAGATTACCCAAGATGATATTGAAAGCTTTATCGCTATTTCTGGTAAAAAGAGATTTAAATACCGTCTGCTCATTGATAGTACAGAAAGAGATTTAAGCGAAAATGCCAATACCATGATTGAAGGGCAAGCGGTTCCGGTTTATCGGATTAATCTGTTTGATATGGACAATAGTCAAATCGATTGGGGTATTTTTGATAAGACGGGCAACATTGTTCTTTACGAGCAAAAGAAGAAAAAGCTTTTAGATCATCAGAAAGAAGCGCTCAAAGCGGTTTGTGAGGGTTTACA from Bartonella tribocorum CIP 105476 encodes:
- a CDS encoding type II toxin-antitoxin system mRNA interferase toxin, RelE/StbE family gives rise to the protein MKLIWTQVARVDRKKIREYISQNNPSAALKFDQLLSEKIEKLVKFSTLGRLGRVVNTREFIVHPNYIMIYDISDGVVRILRVLHTKQKFP